From Parasphaerochaeta coccoides DSM 17374, a single genomic window includes:
- a CDS encoding ATP-binding protein translates to MKKKNIINLIKYYTERNDSAFRDEAYEVAVDFNRNNDHELGDYIMALLSDKNTFVPQALNGKMDYLRKVDTASSTLPLPECIKDDVMGIVNAVGYGAGVNKFLFQGAPGTGKTESAKQLARILNRQLYIVDFDFLVDSKLGQTSKNIAELFAEINNVPYPEQIIILFDEIDALALDRTSSRDLREMGRATSSVLKGLDGLNTRIVLIATTNLFDSFDKALIRRFDKVIDFNRYTQQDLREIAEIILEDLLQQFKFQGRNIRLFRKIIALMNPVPYPGDLKNIIKTAIAFSNPHEDFDYLSRLFRQTRPDFAGDYKDLQNMGFSIRDIEILSKVSKSSISRELMGDKK, encoded by the coding sequence ATGAAAAAGAAGAATATAATCAATCTGATTAAATATTATACGGAAAGAAATGATTCTGCTTTCCGTGATGAAGCGTATGAAGTAGCTGTAGACTTCAACAGGAACAATGATCATGAATTGGGTGATTACATCATGGCATTGCTCTCCGATAAGAATACTTTTGTCCCGCAGGCATTGAATGGAAAAATGGACTATCTCCGTAAAGTGGATACCGCTAGCTCCACGTTACCGCTTCCTGAATGCATCAAAGATGATGTCATGGGTATTGTGAACGCCGTTGGCTATGGCGCAGGGGTGAACAAGTTTCTTTTTCAAGGCGCTCCGGGAACAGGAAAAACAGAAAGCGCAAAACAACTGGCACGCATTCTCAACCGACAACTCTACATTGTTGACTTTGATTTTCTCGTGGACAGCAAGTTGGGACAGACATCCAAGAACATTGCGGAATTATTTGCAGAAATCAATAATGTACCATACCCAGAACAAATCATCATTCTTTTTGATGAAATCGACGCCCTCGCATTGGATCGGACATCCTCCAGGGATCTGAGGGAAATGGGGAGGGCGACATCCTCCGTTCTTAAAGGACTGGATGGACTTAATACCCGGATTGTTCTTATTGCCACAACCAATCTTTTTGACTCTTTTGACAAGGCACTGATCCGACGTTTTGACAAGGTGATTGACTTCAATCGCTATACACAGCAAGACCTCCGGGAAATTGCAGAAATCATTCTTGAAGACTTGCTCCAGCAGTTCAAATTCCAAGGCAGGAACATCCGTCTGTTCAGGAAAATCATAGCTCTCATGAATCCTGTTCCATATCCGGGAGACCTCAAGAACATCATCAAGACAGCAATAGCTTTCAGTAATCCCCATGAAGACTTTGATTACCTCTCCAGGCTGTTCAGGCAAACCAGACCGGATTTTGCGGGTGACTATAAAGATCTCCAGAACATGGGCTTCTCCATACGAGACATTGAAATCCTCTCTAAAGTCTCCAAAAGCAGCATATCGCGGGAGCTGATGGGAGATAAGAAATGA
- a CDS encoding nucleotidyltransferase family protein, protein MKPTLLVMAAGMGSRYGGVKQIDAVGMHGETLLDFGVRDALDSGFGRVVFIIRPDIEKDFRERLFDRIARNMDASYVFQSLDSLLTPEQKKKAADAGRTKPWGTIHAVLCAKEAIKEPFAVINADDYYGRDAYKTMEAYLASVDADGTDHAMVGYVLKNTMSLNGTVTRAICQVDGDYLRTMRENPKIGYTSDGRIEVLIDGTAQLLTGEEWVSMNFFGFTPRAFTTFQSYWDAFITENVTAEKTECYLPEGAAQMVRSGEGRIRFFTTQEKWFGMTYAQDRESVREQLAQKIASGYYPEKLWEK, encoded by the coding sequence ATGAAACCTACACTTTTGGTCATGGCCGCAGGCATGGGAAGCCGGTATGGCGGCGTGAAACAAATCGATGCCGTCGGCATGCACGGGGAGACACTTCTTGATTTCGGCGTACGGGACGCCCTGGACAGCGGTTTCGGACGCGTTGTTTTCATCATCAGGCCAGACATAGAAAAAGACTTCCGTGAAAGACTCTTTGACCGCATTGCCCGTAACATGGATGCCTCCTATGTATTTCAGTCCCTGGATTCCCTCCTGACTCCTGAACAGAAGAAAAAAGCGGCGGACGCAGGACGCACGAAACCATGGGGAACCATCCATGCGGTACTCTGCGCCAAAGAAGCTATCAAGGAACCTTTCGCCGTCATCAATGCCGACGACTATTATGGACGTGATGCGTATAAGACCATGGAAGCATATCTTGCCTCCGTTGATGCGGATGGTACAGACCATGCCATGGTCGGTTATGTACTCAAGAATACCATGAGCCTCAATGGTACTGTCACCCGTGCCATCTGTCAGGTTGATGGGGACTACCTCAGAACCATGCGCGAGAATCCGAAGATTGGCTATACCTCAGACGGTCGTATTGAGGTTCTTATCGATGGGACAGCGCAGCTGCTTACCGGAGAAGAATGGGTTTCTATGAATTTCTTTGGGTTTACGCCACGGGCTTTCACCACTTTCCAATCCTACTGGGATGCCTTCATCACGGAGAATGTAACGGCGGAGAAGACTGAATGTTATCTTCCGGAAGGAGCGGCACAGATGGTTCGCAGCGGGGAAGGACGCATTCGTTTCTTCACCACCCAGGAGAAATGGTTCGGCATGACATACGCCCAGGACCGTGAGTCGGTTCGTGAACAGTTGGCACAAAAAATCGCCAGCGGATATTATCCTGAAAAGCTCTGGGAAAAATAA
- a CDS encoding TIGR00730 family Rossman fold protein, giving the protein MAHLHSIAVFCGSSHGSDPAFTTAAKNLGVAFCERGIALVYGGGNRGIMGTLATTVHEKGGKVTGVLPRFFDVPAVRTGEKNTSVEIVSGMHERKARMADLADGFIVLPGGIGTCDEFFETYTWKQIGLHDKPIALLNTKGFYNGLLSFLNSASSEGFISREALHALIIEENPARLLDRMEEHQAVLPEKLG; this is encoded by the coding sequence ATGGCTCATTTACATAGCATCGCCGTTTTCTGCGGTTCCTCACACGGCTCCGATCCGGCTTTCACCACAGCGGCAAAGAACCTTGGAGTTGCCTTTTGTGAGCGCGGCATCGCCCTTGTCTATGGCGGCGGCAACCGAGGAATCATGGGTACTCTCGCCACGACAGTCCATGAAAAAGGAGGAAAAGTCACCGGAGTCCTCCCCCGCTTCTTTGATGTTCCTGCGGTACGTACCGGAGAAAAGAATACATCGGTCGAAATAGTTTCCGGCATGCACGAACGAAAGGCTCGCATGGCAGATCTGGCGGATGGATTCATCGTCCTGCCGGGAGGCATTGGTACATGTGATGAATTCTTTGAAACCTACACATGGAAACAGATTGGTCTTCATGACAAACCAATCGCCCTTCTTAATACCAAGGGTTTTTACAATGGCTTGTTGTCTTTCCTCAATTCCGCAAGTAGTGAAGGGTTCATCAGTCGTGAAGCGCTCCATGCCCTCATCATTGAGGAAAATCCCGCCCGTTTGCTTGACAGAATGGAGGAACACCAAGCCGTCCTTCCGGAAAAACTTGGCTGA
- a CDS encoding ABC transporter ATP-binding protein: MKSAPRKQSVRRTASRLWHYVAPHIWLVIIAVILTLGSNLLALAGPLLSGYAVDAMAVGTGRVDFPAVIHNCTLMVVLYASSSLLSYILSRVMIRLGQKMVYAMRRDIFDKLTRLPVGFFDRNSAGDIISRVTYDIDTINTSLVTDSIQILTSIVTVAGSLFMMFTISPTMVLVFAVTVPLSMVVTRFLARRGQPLFRARSSTLGRLNGFSEEMISARRTIAAYHREATMVSRFDGYNDAAIDAYYRADAYSSTVGPTVNLFNNLSLSLISVFGALLFLAGRITLGNMSSFVLYSRKFSGPINEAANLLSEFQSAFAAAERVFRLLDETDEIADVPDAHVFHDVDGHVEARHVNFGYMPEKVILHDLNLDVPPGRLVAIVGPTGAGKTTLINLLMRFYDPLSGTMCLDGIDISLATRASLRSSYAMVLQDAWLFYGTIYENLAYGKPGATMDDVVAVAKVAKVHDYIMSLPHGYDTILNEDTLNISQGQKQLLTIARAMLLDARMLILDEATSNVDTRTERTIQEAMRSLMQGKTSFVIAHRLSTIMHADEIVVVQNGEVVEKGTHASLMAHDGLYSTLYYSQFTAS; the protein is encoded by the coding sequence ATGAAAAGCGCGCCTAGGAAGCAATCAGTCCGCCGTACCGCATCCCGTCTCTGGCACTATGTGGCTCCCCACATCTGGCTTGTCATCATTGCCGTGATTCTCACGCTGGGCAGCAATCTTCTTGCCTTGGCGGGTCCCCTGCTGTCCGGTTATGCGGTGGACGCCATGGCCGTAGGAACCGGCCGGGTTGATTTCCCTGCGGTAATCCATAATTGTACCCTCATGGTGGTGCTGTACGCTTCAAGCTCCCTGCTGTCCTACATCCTCTCCCGCGTAATGATTCGTCTGGGGCAGAAAATGGTCTACGCCATGAGGCGTGACATCTTTGACAAACTGACACGTCTGCCAGTGGGTTTTTTTGACCGTAACTCCGCCGGGGATATCATCAGCCGCGTCACCTACGACATAGATACAATCAACACATCCCTGGTCACTGACAGCATCCAGATACTGACCAGCATAGTGACGGTAGCTGGCTCCCTGTTCATGATGTTCACCATCTCACCGACCATGGTACTTGTCTTTGCGGTCACTGTTCCTCTGTCCATGGTCGTAACCCGTTTCCTTGCCCGTCGCGGGCAGCCTTTGTTTCGTGCCCGTTCTTCCACGTTGGGACGCCTCAACGGTTTTTCCGAGGAAATGATTTCCGCCCGCAGAACCATAGCTGCTTATCATAGGGAAGCTACAATGGTCTCCCGTTTTGATGGATACAATGATGCCGCGATAGATGCCTACTATCGGGCAGATGCTTATTCCAGTACGGTCGGTCCTACGGTGAACCTGTTCAACAATCTTTCGCTCAGCCTGATTAGCGTCTTTGGCGCCCTCCTGTTCCTTGCGGGCAGGATTACTTTGGGCAACATGAGTTCGTTCGTCCTCTACTCACGTAAGTTTTCCGGTCCGATCAACGAAGCGGCAAACCTGCTGAGTGAGTTCCAGTCAGCCTTCGCCGCGGCCGAGCGGGTATTCCGGCTCCTTGACGAAACGGATGAGATTGCCGATGTGCCGGATGCCCATGTGTTCCATGACGTGGACGGTCATGTGGAAGCCCGGCATGTCAATTTTGGCTACATGCCGGAGAAGGTCATCCTCCACGACCTGAACCTTGATGTTCCACCGGGGAGGCTGGTCGCTATCGTGGGTCCCACCGGCGCAGGCAAGACGACCTTGATCAATCTGCTGATGCGTTTCTATGATCCTCTTTCCGGTACAATGTGTCTCGATGGCATTGATATTTCCTTGGCTACCCGTGCCAGCCTGCGTTCTTCCTACGCCATGGTCTTGCAGGATGCGTGGTTGTTTTACGGTACGATTTACGAGAACCTTGCCTATGGCAAGCCCGGAGCGACCATGGATGATGTGGTCGCCGTGGCAAAGGTTGCCAAGGTTCATGACTACATCATGTCCTTGCCGCACGGGTACGATACCATCCTGAACGAGGATACCCTGAATATTTCGCAGGGGCAGAAGCAGCTTCTGACCATAGCCCGCGCCATGCTCCTTGATGCCCGTATGCTCATCCTTGATGAGGCGACCAGCAATGTTGATACGCGGACGGAGAGGACGATACAGGAGGCCATGCGCTCCCTCATGCAGGGCAAGACAAGTTTTGTCATTGCCCACAGGTTGTCAACCATCATGCATGCCGATGAGATAGTGGTGGTTCAGAATGGAGAGGTGGTGGAGAAGGGGACGCATGCTTCCCTGATGGCACATGATGGTCTTTATTCCACGCTGTACTATTCCCAGTTCACGGCATCATAG
- a CDS encoding helix-turn-helix domain-containing protein produces the protein MEHNDIEVLFKEDFFIQVGKRDSAPLFYVFDYGVRSSSVNMEFQHFHSFYEIFILLDDSAVHIVEGEYFNLQKYDMVFLKPSVLHMTIYPQGGARRKRLIIAFRIPDDLPGLKHPITRILSVFDANPPVFRFSGRILKSLVTLLNDIFLLGAATAPGWELIVHCKFIEWMWTVYSHGNENHYKRSNEIDSVVQKIYEVTGYIHSNYMEPLSLRMLADTYYISSFYLSRQFKKVTGFTFMTYLHLTRIRNAQQHLLYTKDKIKDVAEKCGFTSFSQFNRVFNKFCGMSPSEFRRDKKRRTEVFVKLLVPERKAESEPSRAMVSPDTYIAVKKLKDVP, from the coding sequence ATGGAACATAATGATATAGAGGTGCTGTTCAAGGAGGATTTCTTCATCCAGGTCGGCAAGCGGGACAGCGCCCCGTTGTTCTATGTCTTTGACTATGGGGTGCGTTCCAGTTCGGTAAACATGGAATTCCAGCATTTTCACAGTTTCTATGAGATATTCATCTTGCTGGACGATTCTGCGGTTCACATTGTTGAGGGAGAGTATTTCAATCTCCAAAAATATGACATGGTCTTTCTGAAGCCTTCCGTTCTGCATATGACTATTTATCCTCAGGGAGGGGCACGCAGAAAAAGACTGATAATCGCATTCAGGATACCCGATGATCTTCCCGGTCTGAAGCACCCGATCACCCGAATCTTATCAGTTTTTGATGCGAATCCGCCGGTATTCCGTTTCTCTGGCCGCATCTTGAAATCTTTGGTCACATTACTCAATGACATCTTCTTGTTGGGAGCGGCCACGGCTCCTGGATGGGAACTGATAGTCCATTGCAAGTTCATTGAATGGATGTGGACGGTCTATTCACATGGGAACGAAAACCATTACAAAAGAAGCAATGAGATTGATTCTGTCGTACAGAAGATTTATGAGGTCACTGGATATATCCATTCCAATTACATGGAACCGCTTTCTCTCAGGATGCTTGCGGATACGTATTACATAAGCTCGTTCTATCTTTCCCGCCAGTTCAAGAAAGTGACAGGGTTTACATTCATGACGTACCTGCATCTCACCAGGATCCGCAATGCGCAGCAGCATCTGTTATATACGAAGGATAAGATCAAGGACGTGGCGGAAAAGTGCGGCTTCACAAGTTTTTCCCAATTCAACAGGGTGTTCAACAAGTTCTGCGGTATGTCCCCGTCAGAATTCAGACGGGACAAGAAGCGCCGGACAGAAGTTTTTGTCAAATTGCTTGTTCCTGAAAGAAAAGCGGAAAGCGAGCCGTCGCGGGCTATGGTATCGCCTGATACATATATTGCCGTAAAGAAACTGAAAGACGTTCCGTGA
- a CDS encoding ABC transporter substrate-binding protein, translating into MKKFLACLLILTVAATMLFAGGGREKAAEAQPLKVMLSEEPATGDALVSTLQKWADETGNKLDIIIIPYEDQLTKFPLMAKNKDLPDLLATTRLTRLYPEEFIDLTEVLDISIFEPQALKIIGQDYKTNKNTTVPQQFTITTVFYNKDAFLRAGITPPSIAKPWTTEELYENAQLLVQKGGVKYGIAVDASRARYDNLMYINGGSMVIQDGDSFKVAINSPQNIEALEKFVMWNNTVMPKAIWAGGTTDNPGDYFKNGDVGIYFSGTWNYNSFYNQIKSFAWGIMPSPTGSAGPSAILGGSGLAIPNEGKQKTLAISFLKWFYEKPENFQYYLELDKGLSSLKGVSYSPSDPNVAADYAVMQAEVGKVADTFIVDESSMWRNFYDNEYRDALKQTVNGDITAEKALTDFARLLSIKSGWQMAY; encoded by the coding sequence ATGAAAAAGTTTCTTGCATGCCTGCTGATACTCACAGTAGCCGCGACGATGCTTTTCGCGGGAGGAGGCCGAGAAAAAGCCGCAGAAGCCCAACCCCTGAAAGTCATGCTTTCTGAAGAACCTGCGACGGGGGACGCCCTGGTTTCGACTCTTCAGAAATGGGCTGACGAAACGGGGAATAAGTTGGACATCATAATCATCCCGTATGAGGATCAGCTGACCAAGTTCCCACTGATGGCCAAGAACAAGGATCTGCCTGATCTCTTGGCGACGACACGTCTGACACGCCTGTATCCTGAGGAATTCATTGACCTGACTGAAGTCCTTGACATCTCAATCTTCGAACCTCAGGCACTGAAGATCATTGGACAGGATTACAAGACCAACAAGAACACCACAGTCCCGCAGCAGTTCACAATCACAACAGTCTTCTACAACAAGGACGCCTTCTTGAGAGCAGGAATCACTCCTCCGTCCATAGCCAAGCCGTGGACGACCGAAGAACTGTACGAAAATGCCCAGCTCCTCGTCCAGAAGGGAGGCGTCAAATACGGTATTGCCGTGGATGCATCGCGCGCCCGCTATGACAACCTCATGTACATCAACGGAGGCTCCATGGTCATCCAGGATGGAGATTCGTTCAAGGTCGCAATCAACAGCCCGCAGAACATCGAGGCCCTGGAAAAATTCGTAATGTGGAACAATACTGTCATGCCCAAAGCAATCTGGGCGGGCGGCACGACCGACAACCCAGGCGACTATTTCAAGAACGGTGACGTCGGAATCTATTTCTCCGGTACATGGAACTACAATTCTTTCTACAATCAAATCAAGAGCTTTGCATGGGGAATCATGCCCTCTCCAACTGGTAGCGCAGGTCCGAGCGCAATCCTGGGAGGAAGCGGCCTTGCAATACCGAACGAAGGCAAACAGAAGACCCTTGCGATCAGCTTCCTCAAATGGTTCTACGAAAAGCCAGAGAACTTCCAGTATTACCTTGAGCTGGACAAGGGACTTTCTTCCCTGAAGGGGGTATCTTATTCTCCTTCCGATCCGAACGTCGCTGCGGACTATGCCGTGATGCAGGCGGAGGTCGGCAAGGTAGCCGATACATTCATTGTCGATGAAAGCTCAATGTGGAGGAACTTCTACGACAACGAATATCGTGACGCCCTCAAGCAGACAGTGAACGGAGACATCACTGCTGAGAAAGCCCTGACTGACTTTGCACGACTGCTCTCCATCAAGTCAGGCTGGCAGATGGCTTATTGA
- a CDS encoding MarR family winged helix-turn-helix transcriptional regulator produces the protein MESLMKYIARTSRLAYLYRSHCLKDLGLGGEHHTYIMNICRNPGITQDDLARLIFINKSNVARQLAVLERDGFIIRRAGTEDKRQSMVYPTDKAYEVLPIVKDMLRGWNQAITEGFTRVQKEELLVSVMKVMDNAVAVVDALPAQGGMGAEETT, from the coding sequence GTGGAATCACTGATGAAATACATAGCGCGGACATCGCGCCTGGCATATCTGTACAGGAGCCACTGTCTCAAGGATCTTGGGCTGGGAGGGGAGCATCATACGTATATCATGAATATCTGTAGGAATCCTGGCATCACCCAAGATGACCTTGCCCGCCTGATATTCATTAATAAAAGCAATGTCGCCCGCCAGCTTGCCGTCTTGGAGAGAGATGGCTTCATCATCCGCCGTGCAGGAACGGAGGACAAAAGGCAGAGCATGGTCTATCCGACGGACAAGGCGTATGAAGTGCTTCCCATTGTCAAGGATATGCTCAGGGGGTGGAACCAGGCCATCACAGAAGGCTTCACGCGTGTTCAGAAGGAAGAACTCCTTGTTTCTGTGATGAAGGTGATGGACAATGCCGTCGCTGTCGTGGATGCCCTGCCTGCCCAAGGGGGAATGGGAGCTGAAGAAACCACATGA
- a CDS encoding carbohydrate ABC transporter permease produces the protein MTHTRFRRMHTRSFWMFVAPCAILFSIFFLVPLLLSIGFSFTNYDGWKTMEFIGLRNYRELFSDARFYGALGRTLVYALFSLPFKVSIPLLVALLMTSPNVIGKGLARTLIYIPVLLSSLVVGITINWMFSAEYGVVNYIIGLLGGRFLEWALNPKLATFVISFASNWASTGFYMIIFIGGISNISKDICEAAYIDGCNSIQMFFNITIPMLSPTTFLVTLLSTVNLLKEYALVQGITQGGPGLNTTFLIQFIFDKGFSQMQHGYASAISLVAMVLFATISFVQFKLSNGGDS, from the coding sequence ATGACGCATACACGTTTCAGACGCATGCATACCCGCTCTTTCTGGATGTTCGTCGCTCCTTGCGCGATCCTTTTCTCAATCTTCTTTCTTGTTCCCTTGCTGCTCAGCATAGGGTTTTCCTTCACAAATTATGACGGATGGAAGACAATGGAGTTCATCGGGCTGAGAAACTACAGGGAACTGTTCTCCGATGCCAGGTTCTACGGGGCTCTCGGCAGAACGCTTGTCTATGCACTGTTCAGCCTTCCCTTCAAAGTGAGCATCCCGCTGCTCGTCGCATTGCTGATGACATCACCCAATGTCATCGGGAAAGGTCTGGCGCGTACCTTAATTTACATTCCCGTGTTGCTCAGCTCCCTGGTCGTCGGTATAACGATCAACTGGATGTTCAGCGCGGAGTACGGAGTCGTGAACTATATCATCGGCCTTCTTGGTGGAAGGTTCCTTGAGTGGGCACTCAATCCGAAGTTGGCTACGTTCGTCATCAGCTTTGCCTCGAACTGGGCATCGACAGGTTTCTACATGATCATTTTCATAGGCGGAATCTCCAACATCTCCAAGGATATATGTGAAGCCGCCTACATCGACGGCTGCAACAGCATCCAGATGTTCTTCAACATAACCATCCCGATGCTCTCGCCGACGACCTTTCTCGTCACCCTGCTCTCAACAGTGAACCTGTTGAAAGAATACGCCCTTGTCCAGGGCATCACACAGGGCGGCCCTGGTCTGAACACTACTTTCCTCATCCAGTTCATCTTCGACAAAGGATTCTCCCAAATGCAGCATGGCTACGCCTCCGCCATCTCACTCGTCGCCATGGTGCTGTTCGCAACCATTTCATTCGTGCAGTTCAAGCTGAGCAATGGAGGGGACTCCTGA
- a CDS encoding RpiB/LacA/LacB family sugar-phosphate isomerase, producing the protein MRIALIMENSQAAKNGIVHDALTKVVVPMGHNVDNYGMYGADDPVSLTYVQNGILGAILLNSGAADYVVSGCGTGEGAMLALNSFPGVIAGHIVDPSDAYMFAQINDGNAVSFPFAKGFGWGAELNLEYSFEKLFGFESGQGYPRDRVVPEQRNKKILDGVRTTAFRPFVEILADLDKDLLKGAVAGRRFKDLFFAHATDKNIIAFVKGLVG; encoded by the coding sequence ATGAGAATAGCTTTGATCATGGAAAACAGCCAAGCTGCCAAGAACGGCATAGTCCATGACGCTCTGACCAAGGTGGTCGTGCCTATGGGTCACAATGTGGACAATTACGGCATGTATGGTGCTGATGACCCTGTTTCCCTGACATACGTACAGAATGGCATTTTGGGAGCAATCTTGCTGAACAGCGGAGCCGCTGACTACGTGGTGAGCGGGTGTGGTACGGGTGAAGGAGCCATGCTTGCCTTGAACAGTTTCCCCGGCGTCATAGCCGGGCATATCGTCGATCCGAGCGATGCTTACATGTTCGCCCAGATTAATGACGGGAATGCCGTGTCCTTTCCTTTTGCCAAAGGCTTCGGATGGGGAGCTGAGCTGAACCTTGAATACAGTTTTGAGAAGCTGTTCGGCTTTGAAAGCGGGCAGGGGTATCCCCGCGACCGCGTAGTCCCTGAGCAGCGGAACAAGAAGATATTGGACGGCGTGCGTACCACGGCTTTCAGACCTTTCGTGGAAATCCTCGCCGACCTTGACAAAGACCTTCTCAAGGGCGCGGTCGCGGGGCGGCGTTTCAAGGACTTGTTCTTTGCTCATGCCACGGACAAGAACATCATTGCATTCGTGAAGGGGCTGGTCGGCTGA
- a CDS encoding ABC transporter ATP-binding protein: MRKLLAYIRPYAGKMSVVFIIKFIGTIMDLFLPWILAFIIDSVIPRKDVTLILWYGSAMVVCSFVAWTCNVIPNRKASWIATRITRSLRHDLFSRVLALSAAQADVYGSPSLISRVSSDTYNVHEMVAKMQRLGVRAPILLIGGMAITLSLEPVLTLILIALMPLIGIVVYAISRRGIPLYTVVQKKVDALVRAVRSDITGIRVIKALSKMEYEKERFSVVNKDVTDAERHAAHVMAVTNPLMNLFLNLGLTLVVLFGAWRVNDGLTEPGRIIAFLSYFTIILTAMLSITRMFVILSKGIASARRIEEIMDMEGERKQEKSRTMNTDGGITKGMDDAQMDNGEVYSEKTLVEGSAEKAHVVFNDVSFFYPRTTAGVRNVSFALKKGQTLGIIGATGSGKSTVVKLLLRLYDVNSGSVRINGVDVRDIPDDVLYEQFGVVFQNDFILADTIRENISFGRDLDDQAILCAAEIAQATPIIAGHPEGLDYRLAIMGANISGGQKQRILIARALAAQPAILVMDDAMSALDYRTDALVRGGIARSLAETTTIIVAQRISSIMHADHILVMEDGQVIGSGTHGHLVATCEVYRDISSSQIGGQDEKRA, encoded by the coding sequence ATGAGGAAACTGCTTGCCTACATACGTCCCTACGCGGGGAAAATGAGCGTGGTGTTCATCATCAAGTTCATAGGAACCATCATGGACCTTTTCCTGCCATGGATACTTGCATTCATCATTGATTCGGTCATCCCTCGGAAGGATGTCACGCTCATCCTGTGGTATGGCTCGGCAATGGTGGTCTGTTCCTTTGTCGCATGGACGTGCAACGTAATCCCCAACCGCAAGGCTTCATGGATTGCCACCCGTATCACCCGTTCGCTCCGCCACGACCTTTTCTCCAGGGTGCTGGCTCTCTCGGCTGCCCAGGCGGATGTCTACGGCTCCCCGTCCCTCATCTCACGCGTCAGCTCCGATACGTACAATGTCCATGAGATGGTGGCAAAGATGCAACGTCTCGGCGTGAGGGCTCCCATCCTGCTGATAGGCGGCATGGCGATCACCCTCAGCCTTGAGCCTGTACTCACGCTGATCCTTATTGCCCTGATGCCCCTCATAGGCATTGTAGTGTACGCCATTTCCCGCAGGGGCATCCCGCTATACACGGTGGTACAGAAGAAGGTTGATGCCCTCGTCCGTGCCGTGCGCTCTGACATAACCGGCATACGCGTCATAAAAGCCTTGTCAAAGATGGAGTATGAGAAGGAACGTTTCTCCGTTGTGAACAAGGATGTCACGGACGCGGAAAGACATGCCGCCCACGTCATGGCCGTGACCAATCCACTGATGAACCTTTTCCTTAATCTTGGACTGACTTTGGTGGTCTTGTTCGGAGCATGGCGGGTCAACGATGGACTGACCGAGCCGGGCAGAATCATTGCTTTTCTTTCTTATTTCACCATCATCCTTACCGCCATGCTCAGCATCACGCGCATGTTCGTCATCCTGTCCAAGGGCATAGCTTCCGCCCGCCGCATAGAGGAAATCATGGACATGGAAGGCGAACGAAAGCAGGAAAAGAGCCGGACGATGAATACGGACGGAGGAATTACAAAGGGGATGGACGATGCCCAGATGGATAATGGAGAGGTGTACAGTGAAAAAACCCTTGTCGAGGGGAGCGCGGAAAAAGCGCATGTCGTCTTTAATGATGTGTCCTTCTTCTATCCCCGTACAACGGCAGGAGTACGGAATGTCTCCTTTGCGCTGAAGAAGGGACAGACACTTGGCATCATTGGAGCTACTGGCAGCGGGAAAAGCACCGTGGTAAAGCTCCTTCTCCGTCTCTATGATGTCAATTCAGGTTCGGTACGCATCAATGGTGTGGATGTCCGTGATATTCCCGATGATGTCTTATATGAGCAGTTCGGCGTGGTTTTCCAGAATGATTTCATCCTTGCGGATACTATCAGGGAGAACATATCCTTTGGCCGCGACCTTGATGATCAGGCAATTCTGTGTGCTGCGGAGATTGCTCAAGCTACGCCCATCATAGCCGGACATCCGGAGGGGTTGGACTACAGGCTTGCAATCATGGGGGCGAACATCAGCGGAGGACAGAAACAGCGGATTCTTATTGCCCGCGCCCTGGCCGCCCAACCTGCCATCCTGGTCATGGATGACGCGATGAGCGCCTTGGATTACCGTACTGATGCCTTGGTGAGGGGAGGCATTGCCCGTTCCCTGGCGGAAACCACGACAATCATTGTTGCCCAGAGGATCAGCTCAATCATGCATGCCGACCATATCCTTGTGATGGAGGACGGTCAGGTGATTGGCAGTGGTACTCACGGACATCTGGTAGCAACCTGTGAAGTCTACCGTGATATCAGCAGCTCGCAGATAGGAGGGCAGGATGAAAAGCGCGCCTAG